The following are from one region of the Rhizobacter sp. AJA081-3 genome:
- a CDS encoding DUF4132 domain-containing protein, producing the protein MLKWMAKLLGDSAFELPPGVPEAWARRLEKLLEPLDQVDGGKGRKGLARDILGFVLQGEPMAVLHEVGQRPEVGERFRLTGYHYGRGERELPDVFEHFGAVPPVVAMRWARVLEASVKGQVSSWRLQLPRGTHWPEVMLMASAESSLTGWSSQRPQAQGLACAQIEAMLQEDGLEPASLVVACFASPVDSGYGAEQRLLMLTDLPDYPQALERHLEAVRPHLLAASVAQRVHVLAMLARATAATLEQLAPQLCELGVASSKQVRIPAEGALRRCGAAVSAPLRELALNGKPEQRLHALRLLHQLGTERGDGGDAAFARETAAADKAPSVQALLAEWDAGEQAAEQEEQAYEVVLPSIDWSAANCRVPQEALARLWKDIDESITRSNASMREHHARMAAQGHKFPLRQDEPFTGADALALQAYLESGKPRPPDRTPQRGRGWNHVAQPTLKLAETDGVGPAAMLKVLLFFDIATSHDGMLMHPAIQAFNAMHRRIGQPSLIELSCMLDEAGQSGQALLRNYCHAWGAQFAGDWPNEQVWPFFAHHLEAVLQALLHDTIKDYSFGRAGLFRAIATLPKPPAAAINALFTLALGSGKTDRGPAQEALQNHPGKEERIISALADGKAETRTVAALWLARLRHGASVPALEKAVAKEKHDVAKGAMLDALQALGQPVEKYLDRKALAAEAAKSLAKGLPKDLEFFPWSALPEVRWADSGAAVPPDVLRWMIMQAVKQKTPEPNAVLRKYCEMFDARDREAFGQFVLETWLREDVRPIPPDEAMRRAQSSAQGTFSSMASYPQYYKDSPNLGKSVEELTAAFLPGQLRQPAGSAIGAKGLLAVAAACARERAAGPTQRYLKEWYGSRASQGKALIAMLAWIDHPSATQLMLAIGSRFRTKSFQEEATRQAEALAERKGWTLAELADRTVPSAGFDETGTLELSFGPRNFTARLLPDFKVELFNPDGKKIAALPEPRQDDDAEQAKEAKKAFGAAKKELKSIVDLQTDRLYEALCTEREWPAADWAAYLQQHPVLRHLVQRLVWVELIDGKAARTFRPLDDGTLTDHEDNAVELTEGARVRLAHDSLIGADAVSAWQQHLVDYEIKPLFQQLGKGHYALPEAKAGNDAIKDFEGHLIEAFALRGRALKLGYTRGPAEDGGWFHVYEKRFPTLGLQAVLEFTGNPLPEENRTVALLNLSFASSADKSSGQRGKLTLAKVPKVLLSECYNDLRLIAAEGTGYHADWQKKSEY; encoded by the coding sequence ATGCTGAAATGGATGGCCAAGCTGCTCGGCGACAGCGCGTTCGAGCTGCCGCCCGGAGTCCCGGAGGCCTGGGCCCGGCGCCTGGAGAAGTTGCTCGAGCCGCTGGACCAGGTCGATGGCGGCAAGGGCCGCAAGGGCCTGGCTCGCGACATCCTCGGTTTCGTGCTGCAGGGCGAGCCGATGGCGGTGCTCCACGAGGTGGGGCAGCGGCCGGAGGTCGGCGAGCGCTTCCGGCTCACGGGCTACCACTACGGCCGCGGTGAGCGCGAATTGCCCGATGTCTTCGAGCATTTCGGTGCCGTGCCGCCGGTCGTGGCCATGCGCTGGGCGCGCGTGCTCGAGGCCAGCGTGAAGGGCCAGGTGTCGTCGTGGCGGCTGCAGCTGCCGCGCGGCACCCACTGGCCCGAAGTGATGCTGATGGCCAGCGCCGAGAGCAGCCTGACGGGCTGGTCGAGCCAGCGGCCCCAGGCCCAGGGCCTGGCGTGCGCGCAGATCGAGGCGATGCTGCAGGAGGATGGGCTGGAGCCGGCCTCGCTGGTCGTCGCCTGCTTTGCCTCGCCGGTCGATTCCGGCTACGGCGCCGAGCAGCGCCTGTTGATGCTGACCGATCTGCCGGACTATCCGCAGGCGCTGGAGCGCCACCTCGAGGCGGTGCGGCCGCATCTGCTCGCCGCGTCGGTGGCGCAGCGCGTGCATGTGCTGGCGATGCTGGCGCGCGCCACCGCGGCCACGCTCGAGCAGCTCGCGCCGCAGCTGTGCGAGCTGGGTGTGGCCAGCAGCAAGCAGGTGCGCATCCCGGCGGAGGGCGCGCTGCGCCGATGCGGCGCCGCCGTGTCGGCCCCGCTGCGCGAACTGGCCTTGAACGGCAAGCCCGAGCAGCGCCTGCATGCGCTGCGGCTGCTGCACCAGCTCGGCACGGAACGGGGCGATGGCGGCGATGCGGCCTTCGCCCGCGAGACCGCGGCGGCGGACAAGGCGCCGTCGGTGCAGGCGCTGCTCGCCGAGTGGGATGCGGGCGAGCAGGCGGCCGAGCAGGAAGAGCAGGCCTATGAGGTCGTGCTGCCGAGCATCGACTGGTCGGCCGCCAACTGCCGGGTGCCCCAAGAAGCGCTGGCGCGCCTGTGGAAGGACATCGACGAATCGATCACGCGCTCGAACGCCAGCATGCGCGAGCACCATGCGCGCATGGCGGCCCAGGGGCACAAGTTCCCGCTGCGCCAGGACGAGCCCTTCACCGGTGCCGATGCGCTTGCCCTGCAGGCCTACCTCGAATCGGGGAAGCCCCGGCCGCCGGATCGCACCCCGCAGCGCGGGCGCGGCTGGAACCACGTGGCCCAGCCCACGCTGAAGCTGGCCGAGACCGATGGCGTGGGGCCGGCGGCGATGCTCAAGGTGCTGCTGTTCTTCGACATCGCGACCTCGCACGACGGCATGCTCATGCATCCGGCCATCCAGGCCTTCAACGCGATGCACCGGCGCATCGGGCAGCCGAGCCTGATCGAGCTGTCGTGCATGCTCGACGAGGCCGGGCAGTCGGGCCAGGCGCTGCTGCGCAACTACTGCCACGCGTGGGGCGCTCAGTTCGCGGGCGACTGGCCCAACGAGCAGGTGTGGCCCTTCTTCGCGCACCACCTCGAAGCCGTGCTGCAGGCCCTGTTGCACGACACCATCAAGGACTACTCGTTCGGCCGCGCCGGGCTGTTCCGCGCCATCGCCACGCTGCCCAAGCCGCCGGCAGCGGCCATCAATGCGCTGTTCACGCTGGCGCTGGGCTCGGGCAAGACCGATCGCGGGCCGGCCCAGGAGGCCTTGCAGAACCACCCGGGCAAGGAGGAGCGCATCATCTCGGCCCTGGCCGACGGCAAGGCGGAGACGCGCACTGTCGCGGCCCTGTGGCTGGCCCGGCTTCGCCACGGGGCGTCCGTGCCCGCGCTGGAGAAGGCGGTCGCCAAGGAGAAGCACGACGTCGCCAAGGGCGCGATGCTCGATGCGCTGCAGGCCCTCGGCCAGCCGGTCGAGAAGTACCTGGACCGCAAGGCACTGGCGGCCGAGGCGGCCAAGTCGCTCGCCAAGGGCTTGCCGAAGGACCTGGAATTCTTCCCGTGGAGCGCGCTGCCCGAAGTCCGCTGGGCCGACAGCGGCGCGGCCGTGCCGCCCGACGTGCTGCGCTGGATGATCATGCAGGCGGTCAAGCAGAAGACGCCCGAGCCGAATGCGGTGCTGCGCAAGTACTGCGAGATGTTCGATGCGCGCGACCGCGAGGCGTTCGGCCAGTTCGTGCTGGAGACCTGGCTGCGCGAGGACGTGCGGCCGATCCCGCCCGACGAGGCGATGCGCCGCGCGCAAAGCTCCGCGCAGGGGACCTTCTCCTCGATGGCGAGCTACCCGCAGTACTACAAGGACAGCCCGAACCTCGGCAAGTCCGTGGAGGAGCTGACCGCCGCCTTCCTGCCCGGCCAGCTGCGCCAGCCCGCCGGCTCGGCCATCGGCGCCAAGGGCTTGCTGGCCGTGGCGGCGGCCTGCGCGCGCGAGCGCGCAGCCGGGCCCACGCAGCGTTACCTCAAGGAGTGGTACGGCTCGCGCGCCTCGCAGGGCAAGGCGCTGATCGCGATGCTGGCCTGGATCGACCACCCGAGCGCCACGCAGCTGATGCTGGCCATCGGCAGCCGCTTCCGTACCAAGAGCTTCCAGGAGGAGGCCACGCGGCAGGCCGAGGCGCTGGCCGAACGCAAGGGCTGGACGCTCGCCGAGCTGGCCGACCGCACCGTGCCCTCTGCCGGCTTCGACGAGACCGGCACGCTCGAACTGAGCTTCGGGCCGCGCAACTTCACGGCGCGCCTGCTGCCCGACTTCAAGGTCGAGCTGTTCAACCCGGACGGCAAGAAGATCGCGGCCCTGCCGGAGCCGCGGCAGGACGACGATGCCGAGCAGGCCAAGGAGGCGAAGAAGGCCTTCGGCGCGGCGAAGAAGGAACTCAAGAGCATCGTCGACCTGCAGACCGACCGCCTCTACGAGGCGCTGTGCACCGAGCGCGAGTGGCCCGCCGCCGACTGGGCTGCCTACCTGCAGCAGCACCCCGTGCTGCGCCACCTCGTGCAGCGGCTGGTGTGGGTGGAGCTCATCGACGGCAAGGCGGCGCGGACCTTCCGGCCGCTCGACGACGGCACGCTCACCGACCACGAAGACAACGCGGTCGAACTGACCGAGGGGGCGCGCGTGCGCCTCGCGCACGACTCGCTGATCGGCGCCGATGCCGTGTCGGCCTGGCAGCAGCACCTGGTGGACTACGAGATCAAGCCGCTCTTCCAGCAGCTCGGCAAGGGCCACTACGCGCTGCCCGAAGCGAAGGCCGGCAACGACGCGATCAAGGACTTCGAGGGACACCTGATCGAGGCCTTCGCGCTGCGCGGCCGTGCGCTGAAGCTGGGTTACACACGCGGGCCGGCGGAAGACGGCGGCTGGTTCCACGTCTACGAGAAGCGCTTCCCGACGCTCGGGCTGCAGGCGGTGCTCGAGTTCACCGGCAACCCGTTGCCCGAAGAGAACCGCACCGTGGCGCTGCTGAACCTGTCGTTCGCCAGCAGTGCCGACAAGTCGAGCGGGCAGCGAGGCAAGCTGACGCTGGCGAAGGTGCCGAAGGTGCTGCTGTCGGAGTGCTACAACGACCTGCGCCTGATCGCCGCCGAGGGCACGGGCTACCACGCCGACTGGCAGAAGAAGAGCGAGTACTGA
- a CDS encoding slipin family protein, producing the protein MKIKRVTVKKNERGLLLRNGDFERVLQPGTHWLFAGLDTLRVELFALEAPAFTHGLADYLMAKEPEVVAAEFVRVELSENQVGLRTENGVLAEVLAPATRRLYWKGLVDVQVEVADIGASAEVPAALVARLVQTQLRQRAVQGLAGVLQVQVPEHGAGILWIDGKVERLLAAGSYAFWKFNRNVSVELVDLRLQALEVTGQEILTRDKVSLRLNLSATWRFTDVLKAYTQLAKPAEHLYRELQFGLRAAVGTRSLDELLENKTVIDEVVTAQVKAKLADYGLQLDGVGVKDIVLPGEMKTILAQVVEAGKSAEANVIRRREETAATRSLLNTAKVMEDNPVALRLKELETLERVAERIDKISVFGGLDQVLNGLVKLR; encoded by the coding sequence ATGAAGATCAAGCGTGTCACCGTGAAGAAGAACGAGCGCGGCCTGCTGCTGCGCAATGGCGATTTCGAGCGCGTGCTGCAACCCGGCACGCACTGGCTGTTCGCCGGCCTCGACACCCTGCGCGTGGAACTCTTCGCACTCGAAGCCCCGGCGTTCACGCACGGCCTGGCCGACTACCTGATGGCCAAGGAGCCCGAGGTGGTCGCAGCCGAATTCGTGCGCGTCGAGCTCAGCGAGAACCAGGTCGGCTTGCGCACCGAGAACGGCGTGCTGGCCGAGGTGCTCGCGCCGGCCACCCGGCGCCTGTACTGGAAGGGCCTGGTCGACGTGCAGGTCGAGGTGGCTGACATCGGCGCCTCGGCCGAAGTGCCGGCTGCGCTGGTGGCGCGGCTCGTGCAGACGCAGCTGCGCCAGCGTGCCGTGCAAGGCCTGGCCGGCGTGCTGCAGGTGCAGGTGCCCGAACACGGCGCCGGCATCCTGTGGATCGACGGCAAGGTCGAGCGGCTGCTCGCGGCAGGCTCGTACGCGTTCTGGAAGTTCAACCGCAACGTGTCGGTGGAACTCGTGGACCTGCGGCTGCAGGCCCTCGAGGTCACGGGCCAGGAGATCCTGACCCGCGACAAGGTGTCGCTGCGGCTGAACCTCTCGGCCACCTGGCGATTCACCGATGTGCTGAAGGCCTACACGCAACTGGCCAAGCCCGCGGAACACCTGTACCGCGAGCTGCAGTTCGGCCTGCGCGCCGCCGTGGGCACCCGCTCGCTCGACGAGCTGCTCGAGAACAAGACGGTGATCGACGAGGTCGTCACCGCCCAGGTCAAGGCGAAGCTCGCGGACTACGGTCTGCAGCTCGACGGCGTGGGCGTGAAGGACATCGTGCTGCCGGGCGAGATGAAGACCATCCTCGCCCAGGTGGTCGAGGCCGGGAAGTCGGCCGAGGCCAACGTGATCCGTCGGCGTGAAGAGACGGCAGCGACCCGCTCGCTGCTGAACACCGCCAAGGTGATGGAGGACAACCCCGTCGCCCTGCGGCTGAAGGAGCTCGAGACGCTGGAACGCGTGGCCGAGCGCATCGACAAGATCTCCGTGTTCGGAGGTCTGGACCAGGTGCTCAACGGGCTCGTGAAGCTCCGTTGA
- a CDS encoding PcfJ domain-containing protein: MKRSMIQRRQDAERERIELCNAALRRVARRARLTPDFSKAIEEAERGFSGEVVRDPQSWHPQMKTRDAARLRLAAARHLFALYPVHAMLERIWIDDTGLGADEVRLRRQWYVTAARGGSLYKAGASTWLTRKEVHAFLHPTAGLSFVEAFWEAIARSYTDDPALALRIARSKIGRTPREEIHFWREVARFFCVNPASLETIDDLCDYLAECRRGDPGYKLEGRTLPALIRRMHEWHHDIAAIERIEAMRRRVHGRAASASTANAVWAGSPLADWEWVPSSKEAKAKGERFVVRQLKQAEDLVMESRAMRHCVSTYAGKCIAGRASIWSLRRCTKERIDRLLTIEVDQQARAVQVRGLANRLAHAEERNVVERWAKARGITLR, encoded by the coding sequence ATGAAACGCTCGATGATCCAGCGCAGGCAGGACGCCGAGCGCGAACGAATAGAACTCTGCAACGCCGCGCTTCGCCGCGTGGCGCGACGCGCTCGGCTCACGCCGGACTTCAGCAAGGCGATCGAAGAAGCTGAACGCGGCTTCTCCGGTGAAGTCGTGCGCGATCCCCAGTCCTGGCATCCGCAAATGAAGACGCGCGATGCCGCGCGCCTGCGCCTGGCTGCGGCGCGGCATCTCTTCGCGCTGTATCCGGTGCACGCGATGCTCGAGCGCATCTGGATCGACGACACCGGTCTCGGCGCGGACGAAGTGCGGCTGCGCCGGCAGTGGTACGTCACGGCGGCGCGCGGTGGTTCGCTCTACAAGGCGGGCGCCAGCACCTGGCTGACGCGCAAGGAAGTCCACGCGTTCCTCCATCCGACCGCCGGCCTGAGCTTCGTCGAAGCCTTCTGGGAAGCCATCGCTCGTTCGTACACCGACGATCCCGCGTTGGCCCTGCGCATTGCTCGTTCGAAGATCGGCAGGACGCCGCGCGAGGAGATTCACTTCTGGCGCGAGGTGGCCCGGTTCTTCTGCGTCAACCCGGCATCGTTGGAAACGATCGACGATCTGTGCGACTACCTTGCCGAATGCCGGCGAGGCGACCCTGGCTACAAGCTCGAGGGCCGCACCCTGCCGGCGCTCATCCGCAGGATGCACGAGTGGCACCACGACATCGCGGCCATCGAGCGCATCGAGGCGATGCGACGCCGGGTTCACGGGCGCGCTGCCAGTGCGTCGACCGCCAATGCCGTCTGGGCCGGGTCTCCGCTCGCCGATTGGGAGTGGGTGCCGTCATCGAAGGAAGCCAAGGCCAAGGGCGAGCGCTTCGTGGTCCGGCAGTTGAAGCAGGCCGAAGACCTGGTGATGGAAAGCCGGGCGATGCGGCACTGCGTGTCGACCTATGCGGGCAAATGCATCGCCGGCCGCGCGTCGATCTGGTCGCTGCGGCGGTGCACGAAGGAGCGCATCGACCGCCTGCTGACCATCGAAGTCGATCAGCAGGCTCGAGCAGTCCAGGTGCGCGGGCTCGCCAATCGGCTGGCGCACGCGGAAGAGCGCAACGTGGTCGAGCGCTGGGCCAAGGCGCGCGGCATCACGCTGCGGTGA
- a CDS encoding RtcB family protein: METNHIHEDVPGGVPLKMWTRGVPVEDEAKRQLRNAARLPIVFKHIAAMPDVHFGIGATVGSVIPTIKAIIPAAVGVDIGCGMIACKTTLTAEDLPDNLGPLRSAIERAVPHGRQPGSRDPGAWQKAPGSVNTAWAQLEPEFTELCRDYPKLAKTNHIQHLGTLGTGNHFIEVCLDEAGAVWFMLHSGSRGVGNFIGTMFIELARQDAMRHQANLPDRDLAYFEEGSRYFGDYVRAVGWAQKFAAINREVMMKRVIEAAKTVIRKNFQSHIEAVNCHHNYVSKEQHFGEEVYVTRKGAVSAKAGQLGIIPGSMGARSYIVRGKGHADSFESCSHGAGRVMSRGEAKRRFTLADHRAATEGVECRKDKDVIDETPAAYKDIDAVMEAQRDLVDVVHTLKQVVCVKG; the protein is encoded by the coding sequence ATGGAAACCAACCACATCCACGAAGACGTGCCCGGCGGCGTGCCGCTGAAGATGTGGACGCGCGGCGTGCCCGTCGAAGACGAGGCCAAGCGCCAGCTGCGCAACGCCGCGCGCCTGCCCATCGTCTTCAAGCACATCGCGGCCATGCCCGACGTGCACTTCGGCATCGGCGCCACCGTGGGCTCGGTGATCCCCACCATCAAGGCCATCATCCCGGCCGCGGTGGGCGTGGACATCGGCTGCGGCATGATCGCCTGCAAGACCACGCTGACGGCGGAAGACCTGCCCGACAACCTGGGCCCGCTGCGCTCGGCCATCGAGCGCGCGGTGCCGCACGGCCGCCAGCCCGGCAGCCGCGACCCGGGTGCCTGGCAGAAGGCGCCGGGCTCGGTGAACACCGCGTGGGCGCAGCTGGAGCCCGAGTTCACCGAGCTGTGCCGCGACTACCCCAAGCTGGCGAAGACCAACCACATCCAGCACCTGGGCACGCTGGGCACGGGCAACCACTTCATCGAGGTGTGCCTGGACGAAGCGGGGGCCGTGTGGTTCATGCTGCACTCGGGCTCGCGAGGCGTGGGCAACTTCATCGGCACGATGTTCATCGAGCTGGCCAGGCAGGACGCGATGCGCCACCAGGCGAATCTGCCGGACCGTGACCTGGCCTACTTCGAGGAAGGCAGCCGCTACTTCGGCGACTACGTGCGCGCCGTGGGCTGGGCGCAGAAGTTCGCCGCCATCAACCGCGAGGTGATGATGAAGCGCGTGATCGAAGCCGCGAAGACGGTGATCCGAAAGAACTTCCAGAGCCACATCGAGGCGGTGAACTGCCACCACAACTACGTGAGCAAGGAGCAGCACTTCGGCGAAGAGGTGTACGTCACCCGCAAGGGCGCGGTGAGCGCGAAGGCCGGGCAGCTGGGCATCATCCCCGGCAGCATGGGCGCGCGCAGCTACATCGTGCGCGGCAAGGGCCATGCGGACAGCTTCGAGAGCTGCTCGCACGGCGCGGGCCGCGTGATGAGCCGCGGCGAAGCCAAGCGCCGCTTCACGCTGGCCGACCACCGCGCCGCGACCGAAGGCGTCGAGTGCCGCAAGGACAAGGACGTGATCGACGAAACGCCCGCGGCCTACAAGGACATCGACGCCGTGATGGAAGCGCAGCGCGACCTGGTCGACGTGGTGCACACGCTGAAGCAGGTGGTGTGCGTGAAGGGGTGA
- a CDS encoding HNH endonuclease produces the protein MHTQHHSHVLQLDIQGTPQAWISLEHAAVHVATGSVAWVDGSGPLATLRGGFNVVRGRQSVIDVFPIMALRGASKVNLFDVVPAFSKLKLFRRDRMTCAYCGQRFHERELQCEHILPESRGGRWAWMNLVTACGVCNGRKADRTPEEAGMPLVYLPYVPSRFEDFLLEGRHIRADVHEWLAARLPKGSRLS, from the coding sequence ATGCACACCCAACACCACAGCCACGTGCTGCAACTCGACATCCAGGGCACGCCGCAGGCGTGGATCTCGCTCGAGCATGCGGCCGTTCACGTGGCCACGGGCTCGGTGGCGTGGGTCGATGGCAGCGGGCCGCTGGCCACGCTGCGCGGCGGCTTCAACGTCGTGCGCGGGCGGCAATCGGTCATCGATGTGTTCCCGATCATGGCGCTGCGCGGCGCGTCGAAGGTCAACCTGTTCGACGTGGTGCCGGCGTTCAGCAAGCTCAAGCTGTTCCGCCGCGACCGCATGACGTGCGCCTACTGCGGCCAGCGCTTTCACGAGCGCGAGCTGCAGTGCGAGCACATCCTGCCGGAATCGCGCGGCGGACGCTGGGCCTGGATGAACCTGGTCACCGCCTGCGGTGTGTGCAACGGCCGCAAGGCCGACCGCACGCCGGAGGAGGCGGGCATGCCGCTCGTGTACCTGCCGTATGTGCCGAGCCGATTCGAGGACTTTCTGCTCGAAGGCCGGCACATCCGCGCCGATGTGCACGAGTGGCTGGCCGCGCGCCTGCCGAAGGGATCGCGCCTGAGCTGA
- the creD gene encoding cell envelope integrity protein CreD: MKFPIVGKLLALAGVMLALLWALGMVSGVVAEREGRLREAQRGIADSLAGSQTLAGPVLQRQCSEQWKVEQGEGKDRKWVDQRKDYTLAAVPHRLAMDASTRIEPRTRGIFRINGYVVKASLQADWTDLQALQPAAPKAGVQQTCSDPVLWVAVADPRGIRSATVTLAGNEVAVQPGTPAPNVPRGFHARWAAGKALDGKATLNTVVALELVGTEDLSFVPIGEQSNFKLSSDWPHPSFNGRFLPAQRSITGQGFQAEWQLSALASRSGTELLGGYGLCAPGEPAPTMAAAGQPVPLCIERFGVAFIDPVSTYVLSDRATKYGLLFIVLTFVAVGLVEVMRRLRVHPVQYALVGCALALFFLLLVSLGEHVDFGVAYATAATACTLLLGYYGAHVLKGWRAGLAFAGGIGGLYGLLYLLLLSEQSSLVLGSVLLFAVLAAVMGVTRRFDWYALGARLRTEADFAAKPTRS, translated from the coding sequence ATGAAATTCCCCATCGTTGGAAAGCTGCTGGCGCTGGCCGGCGTGATGCTCGCGTTGCTGTGGGCGCTGGGCATGGTGAGCGGCGTGGTCGCCGAGCGCGAAGGCCGCCTGCGAGAGGCGCAGCGCGGCATCGCCGACAGCCTGGCAGGCAGCCAGACGCTGGCAGGCCCGGTGCTGCAGCGCCAGTGCAGCGAACAGTGGAAGGTCGAGCAGGGCGAGGGCAAGGACCGCAAGTGGGTCGACCAGCGCAAGGACTACACCCTGGCCGCCGTGCCGCACCGGCTCGCGATGGACGCATCGACACGCATCGAGCCGCGCACGCGCGGCATCTTCCGCATCAACGGCTATGTGGTGAAGGCCAGCCTGCAGGCCGACTGGACCGACCTGCAGGCGCTGCAGCCCGCCGCGCCGAAGGCCGGCGTGCAGCAGACCTGCAGCGACCCGGTGCTGTGGGTGGCGGTGGCCGACCCGCGCGGCATCCGCAGCGCGACGGTCACGCTCGCTGGCAACGAGGTGGCGGTGCAGCCTGGCACGCCGGCGCCGAACGTGCCGCGCGGTTTCCACGCCCGCTGGGCGGCCGGCAAGGCGCTGGACGGCAAGGCGACGCTGAACACCGTCGTGGCGCTGGAGCTGGTCGGCACCGAAGACCTGTCGTTCGTGCCCATCGGCGAGCAGTCGAACTTCAAGCTCTCGTCGGACTGGCCGCACCCCTCGTTCAACGGCCGCTTCCTGCCGGCGCAGCGCAGCATCACCGGCCAGGGCTTCCAGGCCGAGTGGCAGCTCAGCGCGCTGGCCAGCCGCAGCGGCACCGAACTGCTCGGCGGATATGGCCTGTGCGCACCCGGTGAGCCAGCGCCCACGATGGCGGCTGCGGGCCAGCCCGTGCCCCTGTGCATCGAGAGATTCGGCGTCGCCTTCATCGACCCGGTGAGCACCTACGTGCTGAGCGACCGCGCCACCAAGTACGGCCTGCTCTTCATCGTGCTCACCTTCGTGGCCGTGGGGCTGGTGGAGGTGATGCGGCGCCTGCGCGTGCACCCGGTGCAGTACGCGCTCGTCGGCTGTGCATTGGCGCTGTTCTTCCTGCTGCTGGTGAGCCTGGGAGAGCATGTCGACTTCGGTGTGGCCTACGCGACGGCGGCGACGGCGTGCACGCTGCTGCTGGGCTACTACGGCGCCCACGTTCTGAAGGGCTGGCGCGCAGGCCTGGCCTTTGCCGGCGGCATCGGCGGGCTGTACGGGCTGCTGTACCTGCTGCTGCTCAGCGAGCAGTCGTCACTGGTGCTGGGCTCGGTGCTGCTGTTCGCCGTGCTGGCGGCGGTGATGGGGGTGACGCGGCGCTTCGACTGGTATGCGCTGGGCGCGCGATTGCGCACGGAGGCAGACTTCGCGGCGAAGCCCACTCGGTCATAG